The nucleotide sequence AGCAATCAATCTATTCGCAGCTGCCAAGCGGGACATTCCCACTTCATTTGTACTCCAATGACGCCCAGTTGAAGGATAATATGTTCTTTCTTGAAACTGGAATGGAAAGGGTTTGTTCCCGCCATGACCACTGGAAGATGTATCACTCAACCTAAACTGTCGAGCACCGAGCGGTAAAGAGGCTTGAGCATCCCTTTCTTCCCTTGTCATCACCCTTCTAGAGCCATCTGCTAGTTCTAAACGCTGATAAACACTTGACTCTTCTGCAATTTTCCTAGCATACAATCGTCGATATTTGATAGTTTCTTTGTTTTTCCCATACCAAAGTATATAGTCAGCTGTTGAATTAATAAGCTCTTCGTCTTGAGCTGAAGTCTTTTGTACAGTGATAAGCGAAACAAAACCTTGACTGCCAAAAACCTCATCCATCACCGCACGCACCCGATGTACATTCTCGTCACTGATCTGCACAAAAATACTACCGCTCTCGGTCAGTAGCTCGCGCATCAGCAGCAGCCGGTCACGGATGTAGGTCAGGTACGAGTGAATACCCAGCTCCCACGTGTCACGGAAGGCCCGAATCTGCTCAGGCTCGCGGGTCAGGCTGCCATCGTCACCGTCCTTCACATCGCGCTTGTTAGTAAAGGGTTGAAAGTTTGAACGATAGTTGATTCCATAGGGTGGATCAAAATAGATACACTGTACCTTGCCGGCCATCAGCTCACGTTCAAGCAGCGAGTTCATCACCAGCAGCGAGTCGCCGAGCACCATGCGGTTGGCCCACGGCTGGGGGTGCTGGTAGAACTCGACCGCCTGATTGAGATCGAACTCCGGATCGGCGAACATGCTGGCCTGCACTGGGCCGGTGCGCAGCGAGTCGACGATTGCCGCTGGTGCGACACGCTCGTGGATGTGCAGCGGCACCGTCTCAACCTCAAAGGTCAGATGCTCAGCCTTGCCAGCCCACTGGAGCTGTGGATCGAGACGTGGATCGTACTCGTAGCGCTTGCGCGCTGGTGGGAGCGGGTTCATGTCGGCCAGGCCTGCCGGCGGGTTATTTAGGCGCGTCTCATCGTGGCGGTAGTCGGCAGATTTCGGTGCGCCGTTCGATCTACGTGGCGGCATAGCGGTCTCAGTTGGGTACTGCACCACAACATACTATGCCGGCAGCGACGTGGATGCAAGCCAGAGGCGCAGCACTATCGATTACATCGAGTCTACTCAAGCAATCCTTCAGCGGGGCTAGGGGCAACCGGCAGGAGTATAGCACAGCCTGATATGGCCAGTCGAATCGAGCGTAGGCATAGAGCTGTCCAAACTTATGCCGCTGCGGCGATGCGCAGTAAACTATAGGGGGTATGGCACATCGCCACAGAGTTCACTAGGAGAACGCCCTGGGCCGCAGAAAGGATACCCAACATGGGCTCGCACAAGCATTATCTCTTCAACTCCGCAACCTAACCGCCACCATTTCGCATCCCACCCGCAGTCCCTTATCATGTAGCTGCCCTGGTGCGGCGCACACCGCGAACACAACCACCCCAGAAGCACCATGCGCTACATGATCGCCCTCCTCCTCGCCGTCTGCGGCGGGGCCGGCGCCCCCACCGACATCCAGCGCTTCGCTGCCGCGGTGGTGGCCGAGGACTACCCCGCCGCCGCGCGGTACTGGCTGCCCGAGGCCGCCAGCGCGCCCGACGAGGTCGCGACGCTGCTCGCCCAGCTGCGCGCAGACATGACCGGGCAGCACGGCACGCTCTACCTCGACAGCGACCTGGTAGCGACGATCGCGCGCAAGAACGGGGCGAAGGCCGAGGATGCGATCAAGTTTGAGATCTCGCTACAGCAGACCGCGCGAGGGTGTGCGGCCCGGCCCGCCGGCGCGCTGGGTCGTGGGCATCCACGGATGGAGGGGAGCAAGGGACGCGGACGAACGCGGACGAACGCGGACGAGCGCGGACGAACGCGGACGAACGCGGGGCGCTCCGCCTCGTACAGTACTTATGCGGCTACCCTCGCCTCCCCTGCCTCGCCTCCTCGACCGCGCGCTGCTCGACCGCGCGCCTGCTCAGCAGCTCGCTGATTCGCTCCAGCTCGGCGGCGGACGGCGGGTAGCGTGTGGACAGCTGCCGCGCCCTGGCCTCGATGGCAAACGGCAGCCAGACTGGAATCGGCGAGCCCTCAAACTTATCAAACGGCTGCGACTCAGCCAGCGCGACCGCTGCCTCCACGTAGCGGTTGATCCCACTGCACTTAAAGAAGTCGTTCAGCCGTTTGGCTTGACCCTTCACCTGCGCTCCAGGATCGGGTTTTGCTGCCACCCACTGCCCACCGCGCTTGACTTCCCAACGCCCACCTTGCACGCGCAGCGGTGCACCGGTGGCCTTGACCTGCACAGCCCACACGCCGCCCGGCCCGACCAGCACGAGGTCGAGGTCGTCGCGCCGATCGGGCAGCTGCAGGTTGCGGTAGATCGTCCAGCGGCTATCCAGCGCCTGGCGCAGCAGCTCGACTACCTGTTCCTCACCTTTGCGGCCGGCGCGGTAGGAGCGTACTTTCTGGATCTGCCGACGTACCACAACGGCAAACCACACCCAGGCGACGATGTTTGCCATAAGCGAGAGCGCCGTCAGCCATGCTGACTGGCCACGTATGAGCCAGAAGATCGTATTGAGCGTCAGCATGGCAACCGCAACGCCAAGGCCAGCATAGTAGGCCAGCAGCCAGCCATGAAAGGTCTCCTGCTCCTCCAGGTACTCGCTGGCCACCACTACGCGCGCGCCGTAGCGCGGCGGCTCAGCTGAGGCTGGCGCTGTGGTCGGGGTAGGGCGAGGTATGGTCGGCGCGGGAGCCGTGGGCTGAGCGGGTGGCGGGGCAGCTTGGGTTGGAGCTGGTGCGGCGGCTGTGCGGCGCTCCAGCTCCTCGATCAGCGTCTGTGCGGCGCGCCTCACCTCGGGCCACTTGGCCTTCTCAGCCGCCCATTGGAGCTTGCTGCGCGTGAGCGTGCCGCGATCAAACATCGCCCCCATCGGCTCGCGGGTATCGAAGGGCCACCGCACGCGCCAGGCCTCATCGAGCGACATAGGCACATCCTGCGGCTCGCTGGGTTCTTGGGTGGGCGGGGGGACGTTGGGGATCATGGCACTCCTGATGAAGGGCTATTGCTCTTCAGCGCGAGGGCGTCGGCTGCCCTCAATAAAGCATGCCATATCAATGAGCTTGGCCTTGGGATAGAGCCGATGGGTTGGCTGCCCAGAGGCAAAATCGATCGTGTGAATCTGGCAGGTATCAAACACAACTTGGTACTCTTGGTAGAAGCGGGCGATGCGTCGAAGCGAGCCGGCGCTCAATGTCGTCACGCCAAAGCCCTGCTTGAAATAGCTGTCGAAAGCCGGCACATTGCCGAAGATGCCAAGCATAATCTTCGTGACCAGGGTGATCGTCACCCGCCTGCCCTGCCCGATCGCGCGGACGATCATCCGCTCGCAGTCGTGGATCAGGCTGATAGTGGCGTCGGTGTAGCGATCGACATCAATATTCCAGATGGCAGCGGGAAAGGTGGCAAGCTCGCGGATCAGCGGCTCATAGTGCTTGGCGCTCTTCTGGAGAAGAAACGAGGTGGCGCGCAGCATGCCCCAGCTCGCCAGGTAAAAGCCCAGCTGTAGGCAGCTGGCCTGGATATGCTCAGGGGCGGCCAGCTCACGGACGCGCCCCTGCTCACGAAATGCCTGGAAATAGTTGTAGCAGTAGTCGAACGACGCGTAGCGCTCGGTTGGCTGTAGGCCACCGCGCGATCCATCGCCGGCGAGGTAGGTCGCAATGTTGCGGCGGATATCCATACACCCTCTGCCGAGTCACCCTTTGGCGCTGAATGCTGATGCATGGTATACCGCCGCTCCAATGGAGGGCGATGCGCGTCCACGCTGCGCGCGGCTGGGGCGGCGCTGCGCCCGCCCCAGACCCCACCCGCCGCAGTCTGCGCCGAAAACGCTTGACACTTCCTGAGCGCCAGAAGAATTCAGGAATGCAGCAAACAGGATTCAGAAGCCAGAAAACAGCACATTAGTGCGAGCGAGGGGCCACCACTAACCGAAAACCGTAGCCGTCGTACCCGCCGCTCGGGTAGTCCCAGCTCCGCGCCCCGCAGCGAACACGATCTCGTGTACTATTCCAACCTCCCCCGCGCAACACCTGCCAATCCTTCTCTGTAAAGGC is from Candidatus Kouleothrix ribensis and encodes:
- a CDS encoding NERD domain-containing protein, with amino-acid sequence MIPNVPPPTQEPSEPQDVPMSLDEAWRVRWPFDTREPMGAMFDRGTLTRSKLQWAAEKAKWPEVRRAAQTLIEELERRTAAAPAPTQAAPPPAQPTAPAPTIPRPTPTTAPASAEPPRYGARVVVASEYLEEQETFHGWLLAYYAGLGVAVAMLTLNTIFWLIRGQSAWLTALSLMANIVAWVWFAVVVRRQIQKVRSYRAGRKGEEQVVELLRQALDSRWTIYRNLQLPDRRDDLDLVLVGPGGVWAVQVKATGAPLRVQGGRWEVKRGGQWVAAKPDPGAQVKGQAKRLNDFFKCSGINRYVEAAVALAESQPFDKFEGSPIPVWLPFAIEARARQLSTRYPPSAAELERISELLSRRAVEQRAVEEARQGRRG